The stretch of DNA CATCaaaacaattataatttttttattaaaatcaattgTGGAATTGTGGCCTAATCCAATATATATTATAAgacaaatatataaaacagtttCCGAAACTGttcttaatgcaattactatttttgttgggaataagccacaatttaattttaaaataagtttatttttgacgtttcgatttctgaagtggaaatcaaGACGTCAAAAatcaacttattttaaacttaaattgtggcttattcccaactaaAATAGTAATTGCACTAACGAAATagagttaaaaaaataatatttgcataTAAATTGCTATATTTTTATTAACATCTGTCAAAACAGAAAAATTTTTATGCCTACATATTCATACAAGGTCATGTGGTTTGCAAAATAAGAGAATGAGGTTAAGTTAAATTTTCCTGGAGCTAGTTGTCAAAAAGTCAAAATATATTACTCATTGTATATTTCTGCAGAATTTAAGTCGacaaattaatttgtttttaatgtCATGGTCGCCCAGACATCAGATACAGAGTATAAAGTAGGAAAGAGAATTGAGTGCAATGGTAATTTTGGAAGTATAAAATATGTAGGTCCTGTAGAAGATTATCCTGGAAACTGGCTGGGTATTGATTGGGATGATAAAGACCGTGGTAAACATAATGGAACCGTGAATGGAATTCGGTACTTCTATACAAGGTAAAAATCTAAACCAAATTTCTTTTTCAATAGACAATCAAATTCTTGTATCCATTGTTGAATCAGTAGCTCATAAAGGTCCCCTTGTATTTGTTTTCAGAGCACTGAAAATatcaaattatctttaattcagTATACATTTTTTGAACATAAGATTTGTAGTATGAAGTAATTAAACAGAAGTGAGAATATATTTTCAGTAACTGGAAAAAATTTAGAGTGGTGGAATAGTAGTCTACTATTTAATGATTcagtaataaattaatatttctgTTTTGCCTGTTGAAAGGATCTTAATGCATAATAACATGGTTTGTATGGTAATGTATGCTGTATTTGTTGGAAACCTTTTGCACTTTCAATCTCGTCCCAGATATACACGTTCCTTGTATAGTGTATCCCTGGTTGGTCTCAAATAGTGAGATTTTTACCAGAATTTCCTCGAAACTGGTGATAAAGAAATTATAGCCAGCTTATTAATAGTATACTTAAATGCAGCAAGACAGCAAATGTGGGTTTTAGAAGACCTAAACTTCCAAACATCAAGTTTGAAGGAGTGACCTCCAGTAAAAAATGCTTACAAAAACgtctagatattttaaaaatatccaaAGGTCAAGATCAACTTAGCCTGAATAAAATgtgtaccttgggtaaaaccaggggtagtTATAGACAGTTTTttaaagttgttttgttgttataaGCGGTCATACTGCAGCCAATTGGTTTATTGCATCTTCTATTCATTTAAACTTCTAGCTCAGGATTTAGTGTTAACAACTACGTATGTAGCTGAGACCTACAGCATTACATGACCCCCAAAGCACTCTGCTGGCttagttaaattaaaaattgaacaTTTTCTGGTATCTGCTGGGATAGAACCCGAGCTGTCCAGCTTGCTAATACATAGCCACTAACCTAAACTTGTTCTTTCCTTAGTATAAATGTCATTTTTTTTCCTTAGTTTGtatgttataatttttttcatcTTTATCAAATTTGTGCCATTGAGTACTATTGCATTGTTACCAATGGTGAATATTAGTATGACTGTCGCCTACGAAGGTATATAtaacaaaaatacaagaatactACTTTGTGTGCTGCTTGGATGTATCCTTGTTTGatactattttcttttatatGTGCATTTTCTAACTTGCTCATATACTTACGCCATTTAAGGACTAACCTTATACTTGtaaaattatgaatattaatAATATGGATGTCCTAAATGTAGCAACACAGAGAGTTCCAGTTTTGTTCCAAATATTGTACAAGAAACATGTTTTCAGACAGTTCACTTTTTAATGAAGAACAAGCATGGCTTTTTCAATGTCTCTAGGCAtccaagaaaaaaagaagaagaaaatactgGGTTAGCCCAACTAACAGCAAGGGAGCAGAAGTTGAAGGAgaatttaataatcttttttttttgaattgcTTGAATATGAAGGATAATTAATTTACATtagtaaaaataatgaaaaactgGAGTTCATGTGTTCTTTTTCTTTCTGTTATTGTCATTGACCACTACAGTCTGACTGTAATAGTATGTGTTATTACATTTATGAAAGTTCACATTAAAAAGAACTCTGAACCCAAAATATCTCACCATACTCTGTATCACTCTGAAGATTAACTATCTGAGAACATATTTCACACACAATGTTCAGAACCAAACTGGAACACATGTATTTGACCTAGGCATGTGTGGCCTCGGAACTACAAAAACAAATGCAGCACAACAGTAAAATTGGATCTCCCGACCTTTTGTCTATGCACACTTTTAATGCTTTTAATGACTCAATACTTAGTACACACTTATGTCAATTCATAAGTCGTTGTGTACAAtaatttaatcaattttaattgttttattttactataatatttttatttaggtaCCCAAAGTCAGGATCTTTAGTAAGAAAAGAGAAAGTAAACTTAGGCCAAAAATTAATTGATTCTGTGAGAACAAGGTATGGATTTATAGATAATGAAGATTCagctaagaaaaaaaaagaagaaatgatgAAATTTCAACAGATGATAAATGCGCCATTTTTAGAATTTGTTGGTTTTGATGAAGTTGCTGAAAAACAAAGGTAAGTAATATTTGATAGTAAGTAATAGTATTTGATTTATTCTGTATATTTAATGAAGATTTCCTGCTTTCGTGTACAATCCTTTTTAAATGGATGTTTACTCTTTGCAGCTTCGCATTCAACTAAAGGCCCTGTCTTTTTGATTTCACATGTTTGAAACCTACTCTGATTTCAGCTGAACCTGTTAGAGTGTGTTTCTGACAATAACTTTGTCAAGATGTTCCCAAGCTCAGCAAATCAACTAtataaattttttctaaatatgcTATATAAGAATGCTAATGCTAGGTCTAatgaaataatattattttagaaatttCCAGTCACTAGAAGTTGTAAATGTAAGACTTCAGAATGTAAGCATCATTGGAGACTTGATGAATTTATGTCCAAATGTTAGAGAGATTGATATATCAAAAAATCTATTATCAAGTTGGAATGACATTTTCAGTATTTGCTCACAACTAAGACATCTGTATTGGATAAATTTAAGGTAATACATTATTGATTTagagtataattaaaaaaattaaggtaTAATAAtgtcttgttttatttttcagtgaaAATTTGTTATCTATGCCAGATAACACAGATAAACATGTATATCCTAATATAACTGTATTAGTTTGTGGTTCCATGGAACTGACCTTTGAAGATGTTACAACGATTTCAGCAATTTTCCCAAACGTTGAGGAGCTAAGAGTGCCTTATAACCATATAACCAATTTAACAATTCGATCCGATCATAATTTTAGGAGGTTGAAATATTTGGACTTGGAGGGTAACGACATAAGACATTGGTCAGAAATTAACAAGTTATCTGTAATAAAAACGTTAGAACATATGActatagaaaatataaaattagaaagtATCAGATTTGAAGAAAATTTAATACCAGtgagttgttttaataatctGGAAACACTCAACTTGAATGACAACTTAATATCAGAGGTGAGAATTCGTTATAGTAGGTTTGTATgacttttttaaaatcataattttATCGAATCAGTTTGTTGAAATAATTGCGCAGCTGATGGAAATTATTGAAACTAtctattatataaaaatgaatcccTGTTTCTTTAAGTCATGCTATAACTTGAGAACGACTTTACcgatttcattaatttttttaaagttttctaaTACTGTGTAGAAGGTTCTTACAAAAAGAAAATTGCacagaaaattgaaaaaattcagaaaacttaataattatttaaatttgcgCGAATAACTATTTCGCGTTTGACAGTTACTGCAATTAAAATGTACAGTGATAGTAGTGCAGTGATAAGTATCCCAGCCTGTCATGTGGGACCGGAGTTCGATTCCCTTCCAGggaaaattttattgtttttttaaatcattaactttttatcttttattagtttAAATCTTATAAATGATTAAACaatcaaattaaaatgaaataaaagcaacttaaatggtaaaaaaaatataatgaaattgcaaaatcaattactattttaatgggaataagctacaattgaggtttaaaataagttttttatcatcatcataattACCCATCATCCTGCGGATTTATCACGTCCATTGCTGGACACGGGcatcccttaaactcctccattcgttacgattttgtgctcttatttccaatttttggtgatacgcctgatgtcgtaaGTCCAACGTGTATGTGGTCTACTACGTTTGTCtactcttggcctccaatttgtaattttgctcgtccatcgtgagtcgtgcattctcgctacatggcctgcccagttccatttcagttccgctatgcgttccacaacatcagaaatactcgtccttcttcgcagatcttcgtttcttattcagtcccgcaacgtcactcccagcatagactgttccattcgtctctgtgacCCTCAATTTCGAAGCTGTAGTCTTGGTTAGTAatttgtctttggatttcgcatgtttggttatacaatgtcaactacacagtgaagacccaacaagaagagaagtgtcagatgcgatcctaaaactcaaagacaataaagccccaggaatcgatgacatctgttcggaaatgtataaaaaaggtggtgatcaactttttgcagcaatccataaactaatagtacttatatggcagaatgaacgggtaccagaagagtggctgaagagaataatatgtccattgcataaaaagggggatcaactggagtgtaagaactatagaggcattactctgttagcatctgcgtataagatcttcggcaatgtattatctgaaagacttaaacattttacaaaggatattgttggtcaatatcaatgcggatttactgctggaaagtcaactacacatcaaattcaagcacataggcagattctagaaaagtcactagaatataacatagaaacacaccatctcttcgttgacttcaaagcagcctatgacagtgtgaaaagaactgcattatataatgcaatgatagactttgggatcccacctaagttagttaagttgacccacctaacaatgcaaaacgtaagctcatgcgttagaattgaaggagaaaactctacgttctttgacattaataatggtctaagacagggggacgcgttggcgtgtctgctcgTTAATATTGCCTTgtaaaaggcaatcagacaattaaatattagaatgaatggaactatttttaatagatcgacggaaattctcgcattcgctgacgatatagttatagtgggcagaagtatgagagacatggtgcagtgttttacaaggcttgcggacgcagcaagtgaattaggacttgtggtaaacgaggaaaaaaccaaatatatgttggtttctaaaaaccctcgaaatatccaagaaataattcaaattaacaaccatacctttgagcaagtcaaagaatttacatatcttggatcgctagtaaacgcaacaaacacgacaagcgacgaaataaaaagacgcatagcaatagcaaacagaactgttcacggcctccggagacatttaaaaaataaaaatataaaacgtgcactaaagcttaatatatacaggaccttaataagaccagttttgatatatggggctgaaacgtggatcttatctcaaaatgataaaagacttcttggtatttttgagagaaaaattcttagaaagatttttggggccgtaaatgaaaatgggctatggcgtcgaagatacaactttgaactgtatcagttatacaccgatccagatattgtgaagtttgttaaagtgcagagacttagatgggctggacacattgctaggatgtcagatcacgaatacacgaagagattaacattttcacaaccagagggcacaagaagcagaagacgaccacgaatgagatggattgatgatgtggaagaagacctacagattctaggggttagaagatggagggaagttgccaggaatcgacaggagtggcgacttctttgtgagcaggccaagatccacaacggattgtcgagccacttatgatgatgatgtttggttatccctactgattcttatttcatgacccaaagacgtatatttctccaccagttctaccactttgtcttgaatagttaaatggttattagggaccatatttgtcatataCTTAGTTTTGGTTCATTCTaaggcccaccttcgaacatgcaaagtccaattcatttaacatatatgtggcttctcctaaattatctgtaaTAAGTACAATGTCATCTGTGAAATggagatggttaagcttttcgccATCTATTATTACTGCTCTGTGGTCCCAATttac from Diabrotica undecimpunctata isolate CICGRU chromosome 4, icDiaUnde3, whole genome shotgun sequence encodes:
- the Tbce gene encoding tubulin-specific chaperone E; protein product: MVAQTSDTEYKVGKRIECNGNFGSIKYVGPVEDYPGNWLGIDWDDKDRGKHNGTVNGIRYFYTRYPKSGSLVRKEKVNLGQKLIDSVRTRYGFIDNEDSAKKKKEEMMKFQQMINAPFLEFVGFDEVAEKQRNFQSLEVVNVRLQNVSIIGDLMNLCPNVREIDISKNLLSSWNDIFSICSQLRHLYWINLSENLLSMPDNTDKHVYPNITVLVCGSMELTFEDVTTISAIFPNVEELRVPYNHITNLTIRSDHNFRRLKYLDLEGNDIRHWSEINKLSVIKTLEHMTIENIKLESIRFEENLIPVSCFNNLETLNLNDNLISEWRSIGELNKLEKFRHLRLLKNPILETENIATREQIIIAKIEHLQSLNGRHIKGDEKRGAEYDYIKKYALEWMKIENTVDRENFLLEHNRFLQLIEMYGLPEEAELIVKPNIIQSSLVNLIFRYNGVEKTKSLPENILVQKLILLVKKMFKLRERPVLIYSSALQPEIKIELCDEFKELHYYSVQDGDAIIVQDF